One segment of Colias croceus chromosome 15, ilColCroc2.1 DNA contains the following:
- the LOC123697669 gene encoding uncharacterized protein LOC123697669: MNNDKMNTREYREKLIDEVRKYPVLYDTRHENHRDIDVRDRCWQEISERLSANSEVLKREWKILRDSLRQSLKKTTTGATRKSGAPCKKWRLQNRMAFVLPYMTMRNRRVVKDDIKIDEAEIQSDQEQESEPWDPGNDQDSLDLFFASVCQSTKRLPKKLQNQVKRQVLDVLLKVEEQYEGNETKSGLHC, from the exons aTGAATAACGATAAAATGAACACTAGAGAGTATAGGGAAAAACTAATTGACGAAGTGAGGAAGTACCCGGTTCTGTACGACACGAGACACGAAAACCATCGCGATATCGATGTGCGTGACCGCTGCTGGCAGGAGATATCAGAGCGACTCAGCGCTAACA GTGAGGTACTCAAACGGGAATGGAAGATCCTCCGCGACTCCCTGCGGCAGTCCCTGAAGAAGACGACGACGGGCGCCACCAGGAAGTCCGGCGCGCCTTGCAAGAAGTGGCGCTTGCAGAACAGAATGGCTTTCGTCCTGCCCTATATGACTATGAG AAACCGGCGGGTAGTAAAAGACGACATAAAAATAGACGAAGCGGAGATCCAATCAGACCAAGAACAGGAGTCGGAGCCGTGGGACCCCGGGAACGACCAGGATTCCCTCGACTTGTTCTTCGCCAGCGTCTGCCAGAGCACCAAGCGACTGCCCAAAAAACTACAGAACCAGGTCAAGAGACAAGTACTGGATGTACTTTTGAAGGTGGAAGAGCAGTATGAAGGCAATGAAACAAAATCTGGTTTGCATTGCTGA